The nucleotide window TTAGCTTGTTATAGGAACTTGATTTTGATAAATGTATTCCCTATATTGTGCAAGTTTAACTAATGCGAACATCTTAGGAAAATTAGATTTTAAACAAAATTATAGCACAATATATGAACTTCTGCTGGCAAAAGCCGTTATTATAGCTAGGACTCTTCACAAGTGGATCGTTTcaccattttattttattttattttattcaacACGAAGTTGGCTTGCTTAAGGCCTTTCTTGCTTTGAACTTTAGAAAGTCGTCCAAACTTACTTGTCCTTTTTTACACACTTACAATACTTTGAACCTTTCACGATGTTGGGGGGTGGCAGTTAGGTTGTTTCCATTTAGAATGTTCTCAGAAGGTCAATGATGTTTGTAACGTAATTTAGGCATTCCTAATGGTGGAAACATATCATCAGCAAAACATATTGAGTATAATAAATTACTGACAACAAATTTACAATACAAATTTTTTGTACTAATGCACACTATGTCAGCCAGTTAATAATAACGTTGAGAAAAAGTATGTAGGAGAGCTTTGCCATGGCTTTTTGCACTATGTCAGCCAGTTGGAGCAACAAAGATCACTTTACTAGCAATATCTGAAACAGCCATGCAGCAGCTGATTACAAGAAAAAGTACAATTTTTCCGCTATAAATAAGATCCCCCAAAACGAACGCTCACCTCGCAACTGCGAAGCAGCCAAACCTGCTACAAGCCTACAACCTCTAACAAGTTCCCAAAGCTACGAGTTGAGCACATACATAACCATAGCCATGGCGAAGGCAGAGGCAACGGCCGCGCTGCTGACCGTCTTGGTGGTCCTGGCGGTGTCGGCCGAGATGGCGCACGGCGTCTGCAACCTGTCGAGCGCCGGCATCCGGGCGTGCCAGCCTGCGGCAGCCATCCGCAACCCGACGGACCAGCCGTCGGCCGAGTGCTGCGCCGCGCTGGCGGGGGCCGACCTGGCATGCCTGTGCCAGTACAAGAACGCTGCCGGCATGTGGGTGAGGTTCTACGGGATCGACATCAACCGCGCCTTGGGGTTGCCAGGCAAGTGCGGCCTCGCCAAGCCGGCCCACTGCTGATGCGCACCGTCACTGGCTGATCAGTGATCACAATGCAACTGCTGCCGTGCTGCGTGCGCCGTTACATGCGCTCGTATTCTATACTGCTACTCCTAGCTACGACATCTATCCAATAAATGAAGGCACACAAAGATATGTGTCTCTTGTGCTTCTCCTGGTGCACTGCAATATGTTGAGCTGTGGGTGAGCTTATTAATCAGTGCAGAAGTTTGTATACATTACTATTCTCAAAGATGTATTACAGTATTATAGCTTAAATAGGGCCTATCATGCTATAGCTTAAGTATCTGGTCAGTGTTAAACATGGATCCAGAAGTATATTCTTCTAAAAACAAAAATACAGCCTTATCAAGTGGGATATTCTTTGTCGCACCAAAGATCAAGAATCAAGATGGTCTAGACATAACAGATCTCTTGATTAAAAATAAATGTCTTCTCAGTAAATGGTTATTTAAACTGCTTAATGAAGAAGGAACCTGGCGGACCTTACATATAGAAATAAGTATTTGAGTTCAAAATGTTTAGGTTCATATTAAACCTGGTCattcttttttttgaaaggtCTTTTAAAGGTTAGGGAAGACTTTCTGGGTTGTGGAACTTTTAAAATAGGAGATGGTTCACAAACTATAGATTCTGAGAGAACGATTGGGTTGGCTCTAAGTCCCTTAAAGAATAATTTCCTAGCTTGTGTGACCTAGTCAATTACCCCCCATGTTATAGTGGCACATGTTATGAACCAAATGCTACTGATATGCCTTTTCAAAGAGCTTTAGTGGGGGATATATTGACTCTTTAGCATGATCTAATAGCTAAAACCGTTAATATTCAATTTAACAATATGAAGGACTTCTTTTCCTGGGATCAACATAGACATGGTATTTTTTCAGTATGATCTATGTACTATTATCAAATTAAATGAACCACGGTTCCCTTCATGAATACAATCATTTGGAAGCTGAAACTCCCCTTGAAGATAAAGTTCTTCCTTTGGTATTTTTCAAAGATGGGTGATTTCAGTAAAAGATAACTTAGCTAAAAGAAATTGGCATGGAAGTCAAAAGTGTTGTTTCTATGATTACAATGAAACAAGATAACTTAGCTAAAAGAAATTGGCATGGAAG belongs to Miscanthus floridulus cultivar M001 chromosome 4, ASM1932011v1, whole genome shotgun sequence and includes:
- the LOC136551303 gene encoding putative lipid-transfer protein DIR1 — protein: MAKAEATAALLTVLVVLAVSAEMAHGVCNLSSAGIRACQPAAAIRNPTDQPSAECCAALAGADLACLCQYKNAAGMWVRFYGIDINRALGLPGKCGLAKPAHC